The proteins below are encoded in one region of Aquisphaera giovannonii:
- the rplQ gene encoding 50S ribosomal protein L17 — protein sequence MRHQKAGRKFKRSPEHRRMLLRNLATSVLEHGKIRTTLPKAKEVQPYVEKLITLAKEGWNLNNFRRCLSVLTSKQVTYKLFHEIGPTFKGRSGGYTRIYKLAKVRQGDAAPMAVISLLGEKDKLKAPAKPAVVTTS from the coding sequence ATGCGCCACCAGAAAGCCGGCCGGAAGTTCAAGCGATCCCCGGAGCACCGCCGGATGCTCCTGCGCAACCTGGCGACCTCGGTCCTCGAGCACGGCAAGATCCGCACGACGCTCCCCAAGGCCAAGGAAGTCCAGCCCTACGTCGAGAAGCTGATCACGCTGGCCAAGGAGGGGTGGAACCTCAACAACTTCCGCCGCTGCCTGTCCGTGCTGACCAGCAAGCAGGTCACCTACAAGCTCTTCCACGAGATCGGCCCCACCTTCAAGGGCCGCTCCGGCGGATACACCCGCATCTACAAGCTCGCCAAGGTCCGCCAGGGCGACGCGGCCCCCATGGCCGTCATCAGCCTCCTCGGCGAGAAGGACAAGCTCAAGGCCCCGGCCAAGCCCGCCGTCGTCACCACGAGCTGA
- the rpsD gene encoding 30S ribosomal protein S4, whose protein sequence is MGRHTGPVCRLCRREGTKLFLKGTRCDTPKCAVDRREGMPGMHQFRRGKSSEYAIRLREKQKVKRFYGIFERQFRKYFYEANRKAGNTGDALMSLLERRLDNVVTRLGFAVSRPQARQTIRHGHILVNGRKLDIPSYLVKPGDQIAIKDREHSRKLIATNVAEGAPPVPEWLDRISSDPPEGRVSRLPSTQDVGLPVTPQLIVELLSR, encoded by the coding sequence GGTCTGCCGGCTCTGCCGCCGCGAGGGGACGAAACTGTTCCTCAAGGGCACGCGGTGCGATACCCCGAAGTGCGCCGTCGATCGCCGCGAGGGGATGCCGGGCATGCATCAGTTTCGCCGGGGCAAGTCGAGCGAATACGCCATCCGCCTCCGCGAGAAGCAGAAGGTCAAGCGGTTCTACGGCATCTTCGAGCGCCAGTTCCGCAAGTACTTCTACGAGGCCAACCGCAAGGCCGGCAACACGGGCGACGCCCTCATGTCGCTGCTCGAGCGGCGGCTGGACAACGTCGTCACCCGGCTGGGCTTCGCGGTCAGCCGGCCCCAGGCGCGGCAGACCATCCGCCACGGCCACATCCTGGTCAACGGCCGGAAGCTGGACATCCCCAGCTACCTGGTCAAGCCGGGCGACCAGATCGCAATCAAGGACCGCGAGCACTCGCGCAAGCTGATCGCCACCAACGTCGCCGAGGGCGCCCCGCCGGTCCCCGAATGGCTCGACCGCATCAGCTCCGATCCCCCCGAGGGCCGCGTCTCCCGGCTGCCCTCCACCCAGGACGTCGGCCTCCCGGTCACGCCCCAGCTGATCGTCGAGCTGCTGAGCCGCTGA
- a CDS encoding rhomboid family intramembrane serine protease, whose translation MASEPDARESDVPATAIPAPARLSDDGDEDIPVIVEDMLHQERVDLEAGMSPVPRATILLIVACLVVYGRQVQVGGLANAARVIQTGATHRDEVLDGQAWRLMSGAFMHANLEHLLGNMALLYILGMACEHAFGVQPFLFLYVAACIAGGLVTMTTEVPAVGASGAIFGLAGAIISLVYVRRRRIELRDHRVGIVLAIWAVYTLALGLLSPIVSNVCLLGGLLGGLILGAILPPAILIDRRELARRPITRLQGALALGILAVSAILFVPHLR comes from the coding sequence ATGGCGAGCGAGCCAGACGCAAGAGAGTCCGACGTTCCCGCCACGGCCATCCCGGCCCCGGCCCGGCTCTCCGACGACGGGGACGAGGACATCCCCGTCATCGTCGAGGACATGCTCCACCAGGAGCGCGTGGACCTGGAAGCCGGGATGAGCCCCGTCCCGAGGGCGACCATCCTGCTCATCGTCGCCTGCCTGGTCGTGTACGGCCGGCAGGTCCAGGTCGGCGGCCTGGCGAACGCGGCCCGGGTCATCCAGACCGGCGCGACGCACCGGGACGAGGTCCTCGACGGCCAGGCCTGGCGGCTGATGTCCGGGGCCTTCATGCACGCGAACCTGGAGCACCTGCTGGGCAACATGGCCCTGCTATACATCCTCGGCATGGCCTGCGAGCACGCCTTCGGGGTGCAGCCGTTCCTGTTCCTCTACGTCGCGGCGTGCATCGCCGGCGGCCTGGTGACGATGACGACCGAGGTGCCGGCCGTCGGCGCCTCCGGGGCGATCTTCGGCCTGGCCGGCGCCATCATCTCCCTCGTCTACGTGCGTCGGCGGAGGATCGAGCTGCGGGATCATCGAGTCGGCATCGTCCTGGCGATCTGGGCGGTGTACACCCTCGCGCTGGGCCTCCTCAGCCCGATCGTGTCCAACGTGTGCCTCCTGGGCGGCCTCCTCGGCGGCCTGATCCTCGGCGCGATCCTCCCCCCGGCCATCCTGATCGACCGCCGCGAGCTGGCCCGCCGGCCCATCACGCGGCTCCAGGGCGCGCTCGCCCTCGGCATCCTCGCCGTCTCGGCGATCCTGTTCGTGCCCCATCTGCGGTGA
- a CDS encoding HIT family protein codes for MAEPTSDPGCIFCKLLDGEIPSTRVLETDEAVAFLDAFPLNPGHTLLVPRAHHAQLADLPDALAAHCGELLPRLCRAVKAATNAEGANVVVNLGRVAGQSVDHVHYHVIPRFQGDPIRWPWPQGRLAPEDAARLAAAIRAGLSS; via the coding sequence ATGGCCGAGCCGACCTCCGACCCCGGCTGCATCTTCTGCAAGCTCCTCGACGGGGAAATCCCCTCGACGCGGGTGCTGGAGACCGACGAGGCCGTCGCCTTCCTGGACGCCTTCCCGCTCAACCCGGGGCACACGCTGCTCGTCCCCCGGGCCCATCACGCCCAGCTGGCCGACCTGCCCGACGCCCTCGCCGCGCATTGCGGCGAGCTCCTCCCGCGCCTCTGCCGGGCGGTGAAGGCGGCGACGAACGCCGAGGGCGCCAACGTGGTCGTCAACCTCGGCCGCGTCGCCGGCCAGTCGGTGGACCACGTCCACTACCACGTCATCCCCCGCTTCCAGGGCGACCCGATCCGCTGGCCCTGGCCCCAGGGCAGGCTCGCCCCCGAGGACGCCGCCCGCCTCGCCGCGGCGATCCGGGCCGGGCTGTCGTCTTGA
- a CDS encoding sigma-70 family RNA polymerase sigma factor → MMGTSTSVHERIGTLLDRGTLGGEPDARLLEIFLDGDRAAAEAAFAAIVARHGAMVRRVCFGVLDHAEDAEDASQAVFLILARRARSVRRRGSVASWLHGTARHVALRARREIERRRRRERRWAEATDRVVEPPEDRLSALAREDLRRELDRLPKIDRAPIVLCHLEGLSHAEAAERLGLPLRTFQSRLLRARNRLRDRLRRAGLEPAAGSPLALPHDWAEKVARSAIDLAAGRAVVTAPARLAAQFHAARSATRMAIAATAVMVATVVTGAAAMTNGPASNDQAERERASGAGANSANDHANRILELRAVDRELGRPIEGAEIEVKTAGPWHASHREVNAMIRRRTDALGLCRIDFPERLPAFRIDARKAGYAARSYYRRVHSPRDGLPREVTMDLTRAVSIGGVVMDHREAPIAGATVNLWLTSRSKDSPTYTHIEAKSITDEHGRWHFDEVPPTWSSLGLHAWHPNFVPTLRQPASLAPKPTDDELRTGKASIVLDEGIVAEGLVLDPAGRAVPGASVVAGDYGSYADSGPGPATTDAEGRFRFHLPAGMADLTAQVKGFAPATAKVPVEPGMKPLELRLAAGRRIAGRVVDRRRSPLKDVTVEVHQWKGLRVLDWSGKTDAEGRYAWDAAPAEPVYLTFSHPDFNTQDQRLFQAGDPEADVVMHEPLRVRGRVMDARTGRPIPKFTIHDGYYEDNAHFGFIDTAHPRWTSDEPRREFTDGSYEIEYDQPSIAAVGVRIEAEGHLPATSGRIAIAGGEAVFDAKLEPAVGPSGVVLGLDGRPLAGATVVLWDGYGRGMWYSSRPPFLVASDLSTRTDAEGRFGFTPQAESFRIFIEHETGFAEVNGRDLEPAPARTPTIRLRPWARVEGTVMIGSKPAASASVDLLSEGGIAWSPGEAVPMMQSERRVTDVEGRYAFERVLPGRYTVARSFRLARSSSEDGRANSLAIGIEAGRTVRVSLGGSGRPVVGRFIIPAGIDPAATFSIQGQQLERVTSGSGDAPGARFTADTNVRPDGTFRVEDVPAGRYRLRAEVQGPTDERAGQPGRKLADADVPVIVPGASGGPPEKPLDVGTIMLKAIPAGSP, encoded by the coding sequence ATGATGGGCACCTCAACGAGCGTACACGAACGAATTGGGACACTGCTCGATCGCGGAACGCTCGGCGGCGAGCCGGACGCGCGACTGCTCGAGATCTTCCTGGACGGTGACCGCGCCGCCGCGGAGGCCGCCTTCGCCGCGATCGTCGCCCGCCACGGGGCGATGGTCCGTCGGGTCTGCTTCGGCGTGCTCGATCACGCGGAGGACGCCGAGGACGCCTCCCAGGCCGTCTTCCTGATCCTGGCCCGGCGGGCCAGGAGCGTCCGCCGCCGCGGCTCAGTCGCGAGCTGGCTGCACGGCACGGCCCGCCACGTCGCCCTCCGCGCTCGCCGCGAGATCGAACGCCGGCGACGCCGCGAACGGCGATGGGCCGAGGCGACGGACCGGGTCGTGGAGCCTCCGGAGGATCGCCTCTCGGCGTTGGCCCGCGAGGACCTCCGTCGCGAGCTCGACCGCCTGCCAAAGATCGACCGTGCGCCGATCGTCCTCTGCCACCTGGAGGGGCTCTCCCACGCCGAGGCCGCCGAACGCCTCGGCCTCCCGCTGCGGACCTTCCAGAGCCGCCTCCTTCGCGCCCGCAATCGCCTCCGCGATCGCCTCCGCCGCGCCGGCCTGGAGCCGGCTGCCGGTTCACCGCTGGCGTTGCCACACGATTGGGCCGAGAAGGTGGCCAGGTCGGCGATCGACCTGGCGGCGGGTCGCGCCGTGGTCACCGCTCCCGCGAGGCTCGCCGCCCAGTTCCATGCGGCGAGATCCGCGACCCGGATGGCGATCGCGGCCACGGCCGTCATGGTCGCCACGGTCGTTACCGGCGCGGCCGCGATGACGAACGGCCCCGCATCGAACGACCAGGCTGAAAGGGAGCGGGCCTCCGGCGCCGGCGCAAACTCCGCCAACGATCACGCGAATCGAATCCTGGAACTCCGGGCCGTCGATCGTGAACTCGGAAGGCCCATCGAAGGGGCCGAGATCGAGGTGAAAACGGCCGGCCCGTGGCATGCCTCGCATAGGGAGGTGAATGCCATGATTCGTCGGAGGACCGACGCGCTCGGACTCTGCCGGATCGACTTCCCCGAACGCCTGCCGGCCTTCCGCATCGACGCCCGCAAGGCGGGCTACGCCGCGCGGAGCTACTACCGTCGCGTCCACTCCCCACGGGACGGCCTCCCTCGGGAAGTCACGATGGATTTGACGCGGGCGGTATCGATCGGAGGGGTCGTCATGGACCATCGCGAGGCACCGATCGCAGGAGCGACCGTCAACCTGTGGCTGACGAGCCGGAGCAAGGACTCGCCGACGTACACCCACATCGAGGCGAAGTCGATCACCGACGAGCATGGACGATGGCACTTCGATGAGGTTCCGCCGACATGGAGCTCCCTGGGCCTCCATGCCTGGCACCCGAACTTCGTCCCCACGCTCCGCCAGCCGGCATCCCTCGCCCCAAAACCGACCGACGATGAGCTCCGAACCGGCAAGGCGTCGATCGTCCTCGACGAGGGGATCGTGGCGGAGGGGCTGGTCCTCGACCCGGCCGGACGAGCCGTGCCGGGCGCCTCGGTCGTGGCCGGCGACTACGGATCGTACGCCGACTCGGGGCCCGGCCCCGCGACGACCGACGCCGAGGGCCGGTTTCGCTTCCACCTTCCGGCCGGCATGGCCGACCTCACGGCGCAGGTGAAGGGGTTTGCCCCCGCCACGGCAAAGGTGCCCGTCGAACCCGGGATGAAGCCTCTGGAGCTCCGGCTGGCGGCGGGGCGACGGATCGCCGGGCGGGTCGTCGACCGGCGTCGCAGTCCCCTGAAAGACGTCACGGTCGAGGTCCATCAATGGAAAGGCTTGAGGGTTCTCGATTGGTCCGGGAAGACCGATGCCGAGGGACGATACGCCTGGGATGCGGCGCCAGCGGAGCCCGTCTACCTGACCTTCTCTCATCCCGATTTCAACACGCAGGACCAGCGCCTGTTCCAGGCCGGCGACCCGGAGGCCGACGTCGTGATGCACGAGCCGCTCCGCGTCCGCGGGCGTGTCATGGATGCCAGGACAGGCCGGCCGATCCCGAAGTTCACGATCCACGACGGATATTACGAGGACAATGCTCACTTCGGGTTCATCGACACGGCTCATCCCCGCTGGACCTCCGACGAACCCCGGCGCGAGTTCACCGACGGTTCCTACGAGATTGAATATGATCAGCCTTCCATTGCCGCGGTGGGCGTGCGGATCGAGGCCGAAGGACACCTGCCCGCCACATCCGGGCGGATCGCCATCGCGGGCGGCGAGGCCGTCTTCGACGCGAAGCTCGAGCCGGCGGTTGGCCCCTCGGGCGTCGTCCTGGGGCTCGACGGCAGGCCGCTCGCCGGAGCGACTGTGGTGCTCTGGGACGGCTATGGGAGGGGCATGTGGTACTCCTCCAGGCCTCCCTTCCTCGTGGCGTCTGACCTTTCCACGAGGACCGATGCCGAGGGACGTTTCGGCTTCACCCCGCAGGCGGAGTCCTTCCGCATCTTCATCGAGCACGAGACCGGCTTCGCCGAGGTGAACGGCAGGGACCTCGAACCCGCACCCGCCCGCACGCCAACGATACGCCTCCGCCCCTGGGCACGCGTTGAGGGCACCGTGATGATCGGCTCGAAGCCTGCCGCAAGTGCTTCGGTCGATCTCCTGTCCGAGGGCGGCATCGCCTGGTCGCCCGGAGAGGCAGTGCCGATGATGCAGTCCGAGAGGCGTGTGACCGATGTCGAGGGCCGCTACGCGTTCGAGCGGGTGCTCCCGGGCCGATACACGGTGGCGCGGAGCTTTCGCCTGGCTCGATCGAGCTCCGAGGACGGCCGGGCCAACTCGCTAGCCATCGGAATCGAGGCCGGGAGGACCGTTCGCGTGAGCCTCGGCGGAAGCGGCCGTCCGGTGGTCGGCCGCTTCATCATCCCTGCGGGCATCGACCCCGCAGCCACCTTCTCAATCCAGGGGCAGCAACTTGAGCGTGTCACGTCCGGATCGGGAGATGCCCCTGGGGCGAGGTTCACCGCGGACACGAACGTCCGTCCCGACGGTACCTTTCGAGTGGAGGACGTCCCCGCCGGACGCTACCGTCTCAGGGCCGAGGTGCAGGGCCCGACTGATGAGCGAGCCGGACAGCCCGGCCGGAAGCTGGCCGATGCGGACGTACCAGTCATCGTCCCGGGAGCCTCGGGCGGGCCGCCGGAGAAGCCGCTCGACGTCGGCACGATCATGCTGAAGGCGATCCCGGCCGGGTCCCCATGA
- a CDS encoding DNA-directed RNA polymerase subunit alpha, which produces MRIRWRGLELPSRVVCNRETLTDTFGEFHVEPFERGFGNTVGNSLRRILLSSLEGSAITKIKIQGVQHEFSSIPGMVDDITDLVLNVKLLVVKNHSETSRTIRIDRDRRGVVTASDIVHDESVEIINPDHILCTLTDDVAFHMDMTVENGRGYRTAAEGHTEDIEIGEIPVDASFSPVQRVEYDVQNTRVGQRTNYEKLVMRIWTTGVLGPEMALVEAAKILRKHLNPFVQYNEPGPGISADSSGHDGGQHAPIDAELERKLDMSLAELELSVRATNCLESEGITTVRHLVSRSEDQLLNVRNFGETTLKEVRAKLHEIGLDLGMNVPPKG; this is translated from the coding sequence ATGCGTATCCGTTGGCGAGGCCTCGAGCTGCCCAGCCGCGTCGTCTGCAACCGCGAGACCCTGACCGACACCTTCGGCGAGTTCCACGTCGAGCCCTTCGAACGCGGCTTCGGGAACACCGTCGGCAACAGCCTGCGCCGGATCCTCCTCTCCAGCCTCGAGGGGTCGGCCATCACCAAGATCAAGATCCAGGGCGTCCAGCACGAGTTCTCGTCGATCCCGGGCATGGTCGACGACATCACCGACCTGGTCCTCAACGTCAAGCTCCTGGTCGTCAAGAACCACTCCGAGACCAGCCGGACCATCCGCATCGACCGCGACCGCCGCGGCGTCGTCACGGCCTCGGACATCGTCCACGACGAGTCGGTGGAGATCATCAACCCCGACCACATCCTCTGCACGCTCACCGACGACGTCGCGTTCCACATGGACATGACCGTCGAGAACGGCCGCGGCTACCGGACCGCCGCCGAGGGCCACACCGAGGACATCGAGATCGGCGAGATCCCCGTCGACGCCAGCTTCAGCCCGGTCCAGCGCGTCGAATACGACGTCCAGAACACCCGCGTCGGCCAGCGCACGAACTACGAGAAGCTCGTCATGCGGATCTGGACCACCGGCGTCCTCGGCCCCGAGATGGCGCTCGTCGAGGCGGCCAAGATCCTCCGCAAGCACCTCAACCCGTTCGTCCAGTACAACGAGCCGGGCCCGGGCATCTCGGCCGACTCCTCCGGCCACGACGGCGGCCAGCACGCCCCGATCGACGCCGAGCTCGAGCGGAAGCTGGACATGAGCCTGGCCGAGCTGGAGCTCTCCGTCCGGGCCACCAACTGCCTGGAGAGCGAGGGCATCACCACCGTCCGCCACCTGGTCAGCCGGTCCGAGGACCAGCTCCTGAACGTCCGCAACTTCGGCGAGACCACCCTGAAGGAAGTCCGCGCCAAGCTCCACGAGATCGGCCTGGACCTGGGCATGAACGTCCCGCCCAAGGGCTGA